DNA sequence from the Tepidibacillus fermentans genome:
ACTGTATCCGTTTTGCCCACGATCGAATTAAACCTTCTCAATAATACCACTAATTATATTTAATTTCTGTTCGAGAAGCTTGTACGTATCATGCTCTCTAATTAAAGGATTAATATAGGAAATCTGTCGTAAATGATTTTTCAATGCTCGTACAAAATCTCGAGAGAATTTCATCTTATCGTAAAGAAGAGAGAACTCTACCACATCATTTGTGACATTAACCGCTTCAATTTTAATGTTATTATCTTTTGGTGTAAAAAAATACTCATACATAGAGCCAAAACCAGAGATTCTAAATGGTTTATTCTCTTTGTGTACGATCATATTAATGATACCGTCGGCTATACTTAACAAAGCTGTTCCATAAATCGTTGCAACATTGATCACCATTTGTTCAGTACCGTTGTCAATTCTCATATACATTTCGCAACTAAAGAAACTATAAAATTCTTCGCTTCTTAGTGTTTCTTCCCAATCTCTTTCCCAGTCTTCCAATAAAATTTTAATGGACATACACATCACCCTTACTTTTTCGTTACCACACTATTCCCTTTGGTTGGATATGAAGTTCGAATGATTCCATCCTTACTTACGACAGTAATCATCTCACTAATGCCATATTTTCCAGGGTTATATACATACTCAACAGTTCCATCTGGATGTTTTGTTCGAATCCTACCCTTTTCCACACTCTCCATTATTAAGTTTTTAATCTCTCCTTCTCCCATATGTTTTGGAAATAGAGTTTTTCCTGCTTTACCTATCACATGACCAGCTAGAATGTGCTGCCATCCCTCTCTGACATTCCCCTCCATCAAAACAGCCCTATCATTGTATTTTATCACTTTCCCCATCCCAACCACAGTATCTACTATCTCATCTTTCCCATATTTCTCTAACAAACTGAAGATTTTCCCAGCCTTTGTCACTTTCCCTGCAGGAAAAAGCGAAATCAGAGAAAGAACTTTAGCAGAATTATCTGCATTCGGATCAAAAAGAGTACGGATGTCATCAAGCACTAGGAAGTCAAGACCGTCTTCGGCGGCTTCAAGCACAAATTCTCCCGCTTTCTTTAGCCATCCAGCAGTCGATTTAACCCAGCTGGTCACAGTATCAATCCACGATTTTGATGCTTTCTGTTGAACTGTAAACAGCTGGTTCGCTTCTCGAGAAATTTCCACCTTATCCTTCTGTTCGATACTTGATGAAGTAGATTGGGAAGTGGGCGTTTTCGTTCCTGAATAATTTTGCAGAGCCTGATATGTCTGCTTTCCCGCAATTCCGTCAGCTGTGATTCCAACCTTCTTTTGAAACTCCTTCACAGCCTTTTCTGTATTTGCTCCATAAATTCCATCAATGGCCCCTGGATTGAATCCAGCTTTATAAAGCCAAGACTGCAATGTTTTCACATAGTCGTTTCGGTCTCCTCTTCTCAGCGTTTGTCCACTCCATAAATAATTCGTATAGTTCGAGGGATAATAGATTCTACCAGCACCATCTACAACGTACATCATTTAAC
Encoded proteins:
- a CDS encoding ribonucleoside-triphosphate reductase translates to MSIKILLEDWERDWEETLRSEEFYSFFSCEMYMRIDNGTEQMVINVATIYGTALLSIADGIINMIVHKENKPFRISGFGSMYEYFFTPKDNNIKIEAVNVTNDVVEFSLLYDKMKFSRDFVRALKNHLRQISYINPLIREHDTYKLLEQKLNIISGIIEKV
- a CDS encoding peptidoglycan-binding domain-containing protein is translated as MYVVDGAGRIYYPSNYTNYLWSGQTLRRGDRNDYVKTLQSWLYKAGFNPGAIDGIYGANTEKAVKEFQKKVGITADGIAGKQTYQALQNYSGTKTPTSQSTSSSIEQKDKVEISREANQLFTVQQKASKSWIDTVTSWVKSTAGWLKKAGEFVLEAAEDGLDFLVLDDIRTLFDPNADNSAKVLSLISLFPAGKVTKAGKIFSLLEKYGKDEIVDTVVGMGKVIKYNDRAVLMEGNVREGWQHILAGHVIGKAGKTLFPKHMGEGEIKNLIMESVEKGRIRTKHPDGTVEYVYNPGKYGISEMITVVSKDGIIRTSYPTKGNSVVTKK